The Aspergillus flavus chromosome 6, complete sequence nucleotide sequence GTATATCACGTGGTATATTATCGACTCCCGCGTTAGTCAGCTGATAACGCCAAGACCGCGGTCGAGGCTAGTGGCGGCTCTGCTCAAGATCCATCAGAGTCCGGAGGTGAAGCCCAACACTGCGCCAttcatccccatcatcaCAGTTTGTCTGGGATCTCTCACTTTTCATCCACCTGAGGTTCCCAGCCCACTGACCCTTTCCAACAAGCGTCTCTTTTCGACAAGGCCTTCCCAGGTGTCACTGCTTCTTTCGGCAGCAAGACAGCCTGTGCGCGGGATCTTTTATTTGGGCGCGTCGCGCTGTTTGCGCTCACTGATCGATCCTTTATCTGGGTAGTATTAGTGGCAGAACCTCGTCAAAATGGCTGACTATGATGATGCTTACGAGGATGAGTTTTACGATGATATGGAAGAGGGGATCACCTCGGAGGATTGCTGGACCGTCATCTCGTCTTTCTTCGATACGAAGGGTTTAGTCTCGCAGCAGCTGGATTCTTTCGATGAATTCatttcatcaacaatgcaagAACTGGTGGAGGAACAAGGCCAAGTAACACTCGATCAGACACTTCCGcccgacgaagatgaagtcgACCCCGTTGTTGTCCGTCGCTATGAGCTCAAGTTCGGAACAGTTATGCTTTCCCGTCCCTCCGTCACTGAGGGTGATGGTGCCACCACTATCATGTTGCCCCAGGAAGCTCGTCTCCGAAATCTCACCTACGCTAGTCCCCTCTATCTCGGCATTACAAAGCGAATCATGGAAGGCAGAGAGCGGTCAGTTGCTGATCGTGACGacgaggagattgaggaagatgaagacagaAAGGCTCGTGGCACCTACCTCCAGTGGGAGCAGAAGGAGCTGCCCGCCGATCAAGCCAAAGAGGAAACCGTTTTCATCGGAAAAGTGCCTATCATGCTCAAATCCAAGTATTGTATTCTTAAGGACCTCAGCGAGCAGGCTCTGTACAATTGGAATGAATGCCCTTACGACTCCGGTGGTTATTTCATCATCAACGGAAGCGAAAAGGTTTTGATTGCCCAGGAGCGAAGTGCAGGTAACACGGTCCAGGTTTTCAAGAAAGCACCACCGAGTCCAACACCATATGTCGCGGAAATTCGAAGTGCCGTCGAGAAGGGATCTCGACTTCTTTCTCAACTCTCTCTCAAGTTGTTCGCTAAGGGTGATAGTGCAAAGGGTGGATTCGGCCCTACTATCAGGTCCACTTTGCCCTACGTGAAGACGGACATTCCGATCGTTGTCGTTTTCAGAGCGCTCGGTGTGGTCTCTGACGAGGACATTCTTAACCACATTTGCTACGATCGTAACGATACCCCTATGTTGGAAATGCTAAAGCCTTGTATTGAAGAGGGTTTCGTTATTCAAGATCGTGAAGTTGCTTTGGACTTCATTGCTAAGCGTGGCTCTTCCCAGTCAAGCATGAATCATGAGCGTCGTGTGAGATACGCGCGTGAAATTATGCAGAAGGAGCTTCTTCCTCATATTTCACAGAGCGAAGGTAGTGAGACTCGGAAGGCATTCTTCTTGGGTTATATGGTGCACAGACTTCTGCAGTGTGCTCTGGGCCGCCGGGATGTTGATGACCGTGATCACTTCGGAAAGAAGCGTCTCGATCTTGCAGGCCCCCTTCTGGCGAACCTTTTCCGTGTTTTGTTTACCCGAGTTACTCGTGATCTCCAGCGTTACGTCCAGAGATGTGTTGAGACCAACAGAGAGATCTACCTCAATATTGGTATCAAGGCCAGTACACTGACTGGTGGCTTGAAGTACGCCCTTGCTACTGGTAATTGGGGcgaacagaagaaggccgcaAGTGCTAAGGCTGGCGTGTCGCAAGTGCTCAGTCGTTATACCTACGCTTCTACTTTGTCACATCTTCGCCGAACCAATACGCCTATTGGTCGTGATGGTAAAATTGCTAAACCCCGCCAGCTTCACAATACTCATTGGGGGTTGGTTTGTCCAGCAGAGACTCCTGAAGGTCAGGCCTGTGGTCTGGTCAAGAACTTGGCCCTCATGTGTTATGTCACTGTTGGTACACCCAGCGAACCTATCATTGACTTCATGATTCAGCGTAACATGGAAGTTCTTGAGGAGTTTGAGCCTCAGGTCACTCCCAACGCAACGAAGGTCTTCGTCAATGGAGTGTGGGTCGGTATCCATAGAGATCCCGCCCATCTTGTCAATACGATGCAGTCACTGCGGCGACGAAATATGATCTCCCACGAGGTCAGTTTGATTCGTGATATCCGTGAGCGGGAGTTCAAGATCTTCACCGATGCTGGACGTGTTTGCAGGCCGTTGTTCGTCATTGACAATGACCCGAAGAGCGAAAATTGCGGTGGTTTGGTGTTGAACAAAGAGCACATCCGCAAGTTGGAACAAGACAAAGAATTACCACCCGACCTCGACCCTGAGGATCGTAGAGAACGTTACTTTGGATGGGATGGGTTAGTGAGATCGGGTGTGGTAGAGTATGTtgacgccgaagaagaggagacgaTCATGATTTCCATGACACCGGAAGACCTGGAAATTTCCAAACAGCTTCAGGCTGGCTACGCCCTTCCTGAAGAAGAGCTCGATCCCAACAAGCGCGTCCGCTCTATACTGAGCCAGAAGGCACATACTTGGACACACTGTGAGATTCATCCTAGTATGATTCTCGGAGTTTGTGCTAGTATCATTCCATTCCCTGATCACAATCAATCGCCCCGTAACACATACCAGTCTGCTATGGGTAAACAAGCTATGGGTGTGTTCTTGACGAACTTCGATCAGCGTATGGAGACGATGGCGAATATTCTCTACTACCCTCAGAAGCCACTAGCGACAACACGGTCAATGGAGTTCCTGCGATTCCGTGAATTGCCAGCCGGCCAGAACGCCATCGTTGCCATTGCTTGCTATTCCGG carries:
- a CDS encoding DNA-directed RNA polymerase II subunit RPB2 (DNA-dependent RNA polymerase II RPB140) — translated: MADYDDAYEDEFYDDMEEGITSEDCWTVISSFFDTKGLVSQQLDSFDEFISSTMQELVEEQGQVTLDQTLPPDEDEVDPVVVRRYELKFGTVMLSRPSVTEGDGATTIMLPQEARLRNLTYASPLYLGITKRIMEGRERSVADRDDEEIEEDEDRKARGTYLQWEQKELPADQAKEETVFIGKVPIMLKSKYCILKDLSEQALYNWNECPYDSGGYFIINGSEKVLIAQERSAGNTVQVFKKAPPSPTPYVAEIRSAVEKGSRLLSQLSLKLFAKGDSAKGGFGPTIRSTLPYVKTDIPIVVVFRALGVVSDEDILNHICYDRNDTPMLEMLKPCIEEGFVIQDREVALDFIAKRGSSQSSMNHERRVRYAREIMQKELLPHISQSEGSETRKAFFLGYMVHRLLQCALGRRDVDDRDHFGKKRLDLAGPLLANLFRVLFTRVTRDLQRYVQRCVETNREIYLNIGIKASTLTGGLKYALATGNWGEQKKAASAKAGVSQVLSRYTYASTLSHLRRTNTPIGRDGKIAKPRQLHNTHWGLVCPAETPEGQACGLVKNLALMCYVTVGTPSEPIIDFMIQRNMEVLEEFEPQVTPNATKVFVNGVWVGIHRDPAHLVNTMQSLRRRNMISHEVSLIRDIREREFKIFTDAGRVCRPLFVIDNDPKSENCGGLVLNKEHIRKLEQDKELPPDLDPEDRRERYFGWDGLVRSGVVEYVDAEEEETIMISMTPEDLEISKQLQAGYALPEEELDPNKRVRSILSQKAHTWTHCEIHPSMILGVCASIIPFPDHNQSPRNTYQSAMGKQAMGVFLTNFDQRMETMANILYYPQKPLATTRSMEFLRFRELPAGQNAIVAIACYSGYNQEDSVVMNQSSIDRGLFRSLFYRTYTDSEKMVGLTVVERFEKPMRQDTIGMRKGTYDKLDEDGIIAPGVRVSGEDIIIGKTAPLAPDAEELGQRTKAHTKLDVSTPLRSTESGIVDQVLVSTSNDDLKFVKVRMRTTKIPQIGDKFASRHGQKGTIGITYRQEDMPFSREGVAPDLVINPHAIPSRMTIAHLIECQLSKVSALRGFEGDATPFTDVTVDSVSRLLREHGYQSRGFEVMYNGHTGRKLVAQVFLGPTYYQRLRHMVDDKIHARARGPTQILTRQPVEGRARDGGLRFGEMERDCMIAHGASAFLKERLFDVSDPFRVHICDDCGLMTPVAKLKKGLFECRLCNNKHRISQVHIPYAAKLLFQELASMNIAARMFTNRSGVSVR